From the Synergistaceae bacterium genome, one window contains:
- a CDS encoding altronate dehydratase, which yields MNELIRINENDYAAVALRPLKTGEKIHVAGADFDIDVLEDIPMGHKIALRDIKAGESIIKYGFPIGAAKSDIKKGHHVHTENVHTLLTGAHDYEYHPTHPKIESVEPETFDGYVRFDGKVGVRNELWIIPTVGCVNDIAVTLEHEAKKFIGGSIENVRAFTHPYGCSQMADDQENTRKILADLATHPNAGGVLMLGLGCENSGIDTIKPYMKNFDSERVKFLISQDVHDELDAGMNLIRGLIEKMKSDHRVSCPVSKLIVGLKCGGSDGLSGITANPTIGYFSDMLVAQGGATILTEVPEMFGAETILMNRCKDEETYHKTVSLINDFKNYYASCGMPVYENPSPGNKAGGITTLEDKALGCTQKSGSAPVNDVLKYSEKVVTQGLNLLSAPGNDLVASTALASSGAQIVLFSTGRGTPFGCPVPTVKISSNSDLAARKSSWIDFNAGTLVESGTLPEKARELFDFVKSVASGKKTRNELNNFQGMAIFKTGATL from the coding sequence ATGAACGAACTAATTAGAATCAACGAAAACGACTATGCAGCAGTAGCACTCAGGCCATTAAAGACGGGCGAAAAAATTCATGTTGCCGGTGCAGATTTTGATATAGACGTTCTCGAAGATATACCAATGGGACACAAAATCGCGCTTAGAGACATTAAAGCGGGAGAAAGCATAATTAAATACGGATTTCCCATCGGAGCAGCAAAGAGCGATATAAAAAAAGGTCATCACGTTCACACAGAAAATGTTCATACACTTTTAACGGGAGCGCACGATTATGAATATCACCCGACTCACCCGAAAATTGAAAGTGTTGAGCCGGAAACTTTTGACGGTTATGTAAGATTTGACGGCAAAGTCGGAGTGCGTAACGAATTATGGATTATTCCGACAGTAGGCTGTGTAAATGATATAGCAGTTACTCTCGAACATGAAGCAAAAAAATTTATTGGCGGAAGTATCGAAAATGTCAGAGCTTTTACTCATCCTTACGGTTGTTCGCAAATGGCCGACGATCAAGAGAACACGAGAAAAATTTTAGCTGACCTTGCGACTCATCCAAATGCGGGCGGAGTCTTAATGCTTGGTCTTGGCTGTGAAAATTCCGGAATCGACACGATAAAACCCTACATGAAAAATTTTGACTCTGAGCGCGTGAAATTCTTAATCTCTCAGGACGTTCATGACGAGCTTGACGCAGGAATGAATTTAATTCGCGGTCTCATCGAGAAAATGAAATCTGATCACCGCGTGTCATGTCCTGTTTCTAAATTAATAGTGGGACTCAAGTGCGGAGGTTCTGACGGTTTATCAGGAATCACAGCGAATCCTACAATAGGTTATTTTTCTGATATGTTAGTAGCTCAAGGCGGCGCGACGATTTTGACTGAAGTCCCGGAAATGTTCGGTGCTGAAACAATTTTAATGAATCGCTGCAAGGACGAAGAGACTTATCACAAGACAGTGAGTCTGATAAACGATTTCAAGAATTATTATGCGTCGTGCGGAATGCCTGTATACGAGAATCCTTCACCCGGCAACAAAGCAGGCGGAATAACGACTCTTGAAGATAAGGCGTTAGGCTGCACACAAAAAAGCGGTTCTGCTCCTGTCAATGATGTATTGAAGTATTCGGAAAAAGTTGTAACTCAAGGTTTGAATTTGTTATCAGCTCCCGGAAATGATTTAGTTGCGTCGACTGCTCTTGCGTCATCTGGTGCGCAGATAGTTTTATTCTCGACTGGACGGGGGACTCCGTTTGGGTGTCCTGTGCCGACTGTGAAAATTTCTAGTAATTCAGACTTGGCCGCACGTAAAAGCAGCTGGATAGATTTTAACGCCGGGACTCTCGTAGAGAGCGGAACTTTGCCGGAGAAGGCGCGCGAATTATTTGATTTCGTGAAGAGTGTAGCGAGCGGAAAGAAGACCCGCAATGAGTTGAATAATTTTCAGGGCATGGCGATATTTAAGACTGGTGCGACTCTGTAG
- a CDS encoding sel1 repeat family protein: MIKKILKFVFCFVVIYFAWSYYSGEFQFYIGLNYDKGSNGVTQDKYEAFKWYLKAAEQGFAEAQHNLGILYFNGQGVEQNYPEAFKWYSKAAGQGLAVSQNNLGVMYENGLGVPRDYAGAWKLYIKAAEQGLDSSQFNLGRMYHNGYGVTKNYSEAVKWYRKSAAQGFTQAQEVLKQLGEKW; this comes from the coding sequence ATGATTAAGAAAATTTTGAAGTTCGTATTTTGTTTTGTTGTCATCTATTTTGCATGGTCATATTATTCCGGAGAGTTTCAATTTTACATTGGATTAAACTATGACAAAGGCAGCAATGGTGTAACACAAGACAAATATGAAGCCTTCAAATGGTATCTCAAAGCGGCTGAACAGGGATTTGCAGAAGCGCAACATAATTTGGGAATACTATATTTTAATGGGCAGGGAGTAGAACAAAATTATCCTGAAGCCTTTAAATGGTATAGTAAAGCAGCTGGGCAGGGATTAGCAGTTTCACAAAATAATCTAGGCGTCATGTATGAGAACGGATTGGGCGTACCTCGTGATTATGCTGGGGCATGGAAATTATATATAAAAGCGGCCGAACAAGGGCTTGACAGTTCTCAATTTAATTTAGGAAGAATGTATCATAACGGTTATGGTGTAACAAAAAATTATTCTGAGGCTGTCAAATGGTATCGCAAGTCCGCTGCACAAGGATTTACACAAGCTCAAGAAGTATTAAAGCAGCTCGGCGAAAAATGGTAA
- a CDS encoding sel1 repeat family protein — MVNLRKDTYSHDSNKQRYSTVKKIFVCMVCLVLMTIFTGTVEWVVGKFLDDTSSYVAIKSFYNGIKAKILGTGNNESQDISEIITPDPLENYRTLAEQGNADAQNNLGLAYYNGEIVSRDLSESLKWFTKAAEQNHADSQFILGDMYYNGEGVAQNYSEAIKWLTNAAE, encoded by the coding sequence ATGGTAAATTTAAGAAAGGACACTTACTCGCATGACAGCAATAAACAAAGGTACAGCACCGTGAAAAAAATTTTTGTCTGTATGGTCTGCCTTGTTTTAATGACGATTTTTACCGGCACGGTTGAATGGGTTGTCGGGAAATTTCTTGATGACACTAGCTCATATGTCGCAATAAAATCTTTCTATAACGGCATCAAAGCTAAAATCTTAGGCACCGGCAATAACGAGTCTCAAGACATCAGCGAAATAATTACGCCTGACCCGCTAGAAAATTATCGCACTCTCGCTGAACAAGGCAATGCAGACGCGCAAAATAATTTAGGTCTCGCATACTATAATGGAGAAATAGTTTCGCGCGATTTATCGGAGTCTCTGAAATGGTTCACTAAGGCAGCAGAGCAGAATCACGCAGACTCGCAATTTATTCTGGGAGACATGTATTACAACGGCGAGGGAGTCGCACAAAATTATTCTGAAGCTATTAAATGGCTCACTAATGCAGCAGAATAG
- a CDS encoding sel1 repeat family protein, with protein MGSIYDNGEGVPQNHSEAVKYFKKAAILGLTDAQEVLKQLGVTW; from the coding sequence CTGGGCAGCATTTACGATAACGGCGAGGGAGTCCCGCAAAATCATTCTGAGGCTGTAAAATATTTCAAGAAAGCAGCTATATTAGGATTAACGGACGCTCAAGAAGTGTTAAAGCAGCTCGGTGTAACATGGTAA
- a CDS encoding type II toxin-antitoxin system RelB/DinJ family antitoxin, whose amino-acid sequence MAEIKFELDDEMKESLEEITKSMGLNFSALFSVYAAKVIRDRCIPFYIEAPEEDDPFYSKENMERLRKSIAQIESGRGVEHELIEVD is encoded by the coding sequence GTGGCAGAAATAAAATTTGAACTCGACGACGAAATGAAAGAATCTCTCGAGGAAATTACTAAATCGATGGGATTAAATTTTTCTGCGTTATTCTCGGTCTATGCTGCAAAAGTAATTCGCGATAGGTGCATACCGTTTTATATTGAAGCTCCGGAAGAAGACGACCCATTTTACAGCAAAGAAAACATGGAACGCCTGCGAAAGTCAATAGCACAAATAGAATCGGGTCGAGGTGTGGAACACGAGCTAATTGAGGTCGACTAA
- a CDS encoding Txe/YoeB family addiction module toxin — MRKLWSDQAWDDYVYWLEQDKKTIRKINNLLKSIDRNGYKCEGHLEQLTGDLSSFYSLHIDKENRLIFRIVNEILEIFQCGTHYGDK, encoded by the coding sequence ATGCGCAAATTATGGTCTGATCAAGCATGGGACGATTATGTTTACTGGCTGGAGCAAGACAAGAAAACTATCAGGAAAATAAATAATCTCCTGAAAAGTATAGACAGAAATGGCTATAAATGTGAGGGACACCTCGAACAATTAACGGGCGATTTATCTAGTTTTTACAGTTTGCATATAGACAAAGAAAATCGCCTTATTTTCAGGATAGTAAATGAGATACTAGAGATATTTCAATGCGGTACTCATTACGGAGATAAATAA
- the uxaC gene encoding glucuronate isomerase, with product MSFMDKDFLLNTETAKTLYHETAAKCPIIDYHCHISPKEIYENLHYDSITQVWLGGDHYKWRLMRCAGVPEEFITGGADAHAKFMKWAGVIGKAIGNPLYHWSHLELRKYFGYQGTLNASTAEEVWNLCNEKLHQENFGVRDLINMSNVEIICTTDDPVDSLGWHAKIAADKTFKTRVLPAWRPDKAMNIERKAWQKYLESLGKAAEMEIKTFADLKAALSKRMDFFATQGCKLSDHGPDYIPYVMASDKEIESIFAARLNGDPIDHLSIDKYKTAFLLFVAREYHKRGWVMQLHYGCRRDNHAPMFDKLGPDTGFDCVNNTASSMTTAAFLGELEKDDQLPKTILYSLDGNDNASIDTIAGCFQGALIEGVSKVQHGSAWWFEDHFDGMTRQMKTLASLGYLPGFIGMLTDSRSFLSYPRHEYFRRILCRILGEWVNGGFFPDDKETLREIVQGISYENAKKYFNF from the coding sequence ATGTCATTCATGGACAAAGATTTTCTGCTCAACACAGAAACAGCAAAAACGCTCTATCACGAGACGGCAGCAAAATGCCCGATCATCGACTATCACTGCCACATCAGCCCGAAAGAAATTTACGAGAATTTACACTATGACAGCATCACTCAAGTATGGCTCGGCGGAGATCACTACAAATGGCGTTTAATGCGCTGTGCAGGTGTCCCCGAAGAATTTATAACCGGCGGAGCAGACGCACACGCAAAATTCATGAAATGGGCCGGAGTCATCGGCAAGGCAATCGGCAACCCCTTATATCACTGGAGCCACTTGGAATTACGCAAATATTTCGGGTATCAAGGCACATTAAACGCAAGCACCGCCGAAGAAGTCTGGAATCTCTGCAACGAAAAATTACATCAAGAAAATTTCGGCGTACGAGATTTAATCAACATGAGCAACGTAGAAATTATCTGCACAACTGATGACCCCGTCGACTCGCTTGGCTGGCACGCAAAAATAGCAGCTGACAAAACCTTCAAGACTCGTGTTCTTCCTGCATGGAGACCCGATAAAGCTATGAACATCGAACGTAAAGCATGGCAGAAATATCTTGAGTCACTCGGCAAAGCTGCGGAAATGGAAATCAAAACTTTTGCTGACCTCAAAGCGGCACTCTCTAAGCGCATGGACTTTTTCGCGACTCAAGGCTGTAAATTAAGCGATCACGGCCCCGACTACATACCTTATGTAATGGCAAGCGATAAAGAAATCGAGTCAATTTTTGCGGCAAGACTCAATGGCGACCCTATCGACCATCTTTCAATTGACAAATACAAGACAGCATTTTTGCTCTTTGTCGCACGTGAATATCATAAACGCGGCTGGGTTATGCAGCTTCATTACGGGTGCAGACGTGATAATCATGCTCCTATGTTTGACAAGCTCGGCCCTGATACCGGATTCGACTGCGTAAATAATACAGCTTCAAGCATGACTACAGCAGCATTCTTAGGCGAACTTGAGAAAGATGACCAGCTCCCTAAAACTATTCTTTACAGTCTTGATGGCAACGACAACGCTTCTATTGATACAATTGCAGGCTGCTTCCAAGGCGCATTAATTGAAGGCGTGTCAAAGGTTCAGCACGGTTCAGCATGGTGGTTCGAGGATCATTTTGACGGCATGACAAGACAAATGAAGACTCTTGCAAGTTTAGGCTATCTTCCCGGCTTTATCGGAATGCTCACGGACTCGCGCAGTTTCTTGAGTTATCCGAGACATGAATATTTCAGAAGGATTCTTTGCAGGATTCTCGGCGAATGGGTAAACGGCGGTTTCTTCCCTGACGACAAAGAGACTCTACGAGAAATCGTACAAGGCATAAGCTATGAGAACGCGAAGAAATATTTTAATTTCTAG
- a CDS encoding iron-containing alcohol dehydrogenase, with product MQNFTWHNPTELIFGKDTVKDLAPRLKADNIQGVLLVFGGKGTFKSGAYAQVTEMLNNAGITFSEVNDVKSNPRIDKVREGISRVKAGGIDAILPVGGGSVFDSAKAIAAGSCYDGDVWDFFEGKAKVSKAFPIYGVLTASASSSEVNGIAVVSNPEKESKVSMNSPLIFPRVSVIDPSFQITLPEKQTVYGGVDIIAHILERVLDGDEGSELIDEQGYSLIRTMIRVIPDLIENPKDYDLRCEYALAGAMAHCGFLSMGRTARGDFSSHRMGHSISLLFGAAHGASLSIIMPAWARYLYEDNPVPFARLGEAVFDIYDGTDEEKALDAIEALEDFFRDINAPTTLRELGIKEDDIQKLADNASKGGSFGVLSKLEPDDVLEIFKLAY from the coding sequence ATGCAAAATTTTACGTGGCACAATCCGACTGAATTAATATTCGGCAAAGACACAGTCAAGGACTTAGCACCCAGACTCAAAGCAGATAACATTCAAGGCGTTCTGCTCGTTTTCGGCGGTAAAGGAACATTTAAGAGCGGTGCTTATGCTCAAGTTACAGAAATGTTGAATAATGCCGGAATAACTTTTTCTGAGGTCAACGACGTTAAATCGAATCCCAGAATCGATAAAGTACGCGAGGGAATTTCACGAGTCAAAGCAGGCGGAATTGATGCAATTTTACCAGTCGGCGGCGGTTCAGTGTTTGACTCAGCTAAGGCCATTGCAGCAGGTTCTTGCTATGACGGCGATGTATGGGACTTTTTCGAGGGCAAAGCAAAAGTTTCTAAAGCATTCCCGATTTATGGAGTATTAACTGCTTCTGCATCATCAAGTGAAGTAAACGGAATAGCAGTCGTCAGCAATCCGGAAAAAGAATCAAAAGTTTCAATGAACAGTCCGCTAATTTTCCCGCGAGTCTCCGTTATAGATCCATCGTTCCAAATTACTTTGCCGGAAAAACAGACAGTTTACGGCGGTGTTGATATTATTGCGCACATTTTAGAAAGAGTCTTAGACGGCGACGAGGGCAGCGAATTAATTGACGAACAAGGATATTCTTTGATTCGCACGATGATTCGCGTAATTCCTGACTTAATCGAGAACCCGAAAGATTATGACTTACGCTGTGAATATGCTTTGGCCGGAGCTATGGCGCATTGCGGTTTTCTCTCAATGGGAAGAACTGCGCGCGGGGATTTCTCGTCTCATCGTATGGGACACTCAATCAGCTTATTATTCGGAGCTGCTCACGGTGCTTCACTGTCAATAATTATGCCTGCATGGGCGAGATATTTATACGAAGATAACCCCGTACCTTTTGCGAGACTGGGCGAGGCAGTTTTTGACATCTACGACGGCACAGACGAAGAGAAAGCACTTGACGCAATAGAAGCACTTGAAGATTTCTTCAGGGACATAAACGCTCCTACAACTTTGAGAGAATTGGGAATCAAAGAGGACGATATACAAAAATTGGCCGATAACGCTTCCAAAGGCGGATCATTCGGAGTGTTGAGCAAATTAGAACCTGATGACGTGTTAGAAATTTTCAAGCTCGCATATTAG
- a CDS encoding sel1 repeat family protein, translating into MQAAEKGHMNAQFHLAEYYAHKNNHSEALKWFDKAAQQNHVRALRIAGNMYKRGIGTEINSQKAFEYYIKADELGKDSWAQTAIGHMYQTGQYVKKDLKKALQRLRVK; encoded by the coding sequence ATGCAAGCAGCAGAAAAAGGCCACATGAACGCGCAATTTCATTTAGCAGAATATTACGCACACAAAAATAATCATTCAGAAGCCTTGAAATGGTTTGATAAGGCAGCACAACAAAATCATGTCAGAGCACTTAGAATAGCAGGTAATATGTATAAACGCGGCATCGGAACTGAAATTAATTCGCAGAAAGCCTTTGAATACTACATAAAAGCGGACGAACTCGGCAAAGACTCATGGGCTCAGACTGCAATCGGACACATGTATCAAACCGGCCAGTATGTAAAAAAGGATCTCAAGAAAGCTCTTCAACGTCTAAGAGTGAAATAA
- a CDS encoding sel1 repeat family protein: MKEKFFAVILVIMMIGSIAFAAENIDSLRIKAEHGDSEAMNKIGTIYHNGEGVKRDYNEAIKWYKMAADLGWMYQNGQGVEKNMTQALKFYKRGAEGGILRSLNQIGKRLWRAQ; the protein is encoded by the coding sequence ATGAAGGAAAAATTTTTTGCGGTAATTCTCGTTATTATGATGATAGGCTCAATAGCATTTGCTGCTGAAAATATAGACTCTCTCAGAATAAAAGCTGAACACGGCGATTCTGAAGCCATGAACAAAATCGGAACGATCTATCATAACGGCGAGGGAGTCAAAAGGGATTACAACGAAGCTATAAAATGGTACAAAATGGCGGCTGATCTCGGATGGATGTATCAAAATGGACAGGGTGTCGAGAAAAATATGACTCAAGCTCTTAAATTCTACAAGAGAGGTGCAGAAGGCGGTATTTTGCGTTCACTCAATCAAATAGGCAAACGGCTATGGAGGGCTCAATAA
- the rsmG gene encoding 16S rRNA (guanine(527)-N(7))-methyltransferase RsmG gives MSLQESTLYKFAELLNSCKRARLTGTRGTEEIYNLQVLDCLESIKFLPESGNIIDVGSGGGLPGVVWAIMRPDLQVTLIDSINKKCEAMQEIINSLGLANINIICSRSEDFAVINREKFDLAGARALASAGITAELLSPLVKISGKIITFKGEKVHDEISEVNNKWHKLGLSEPEIKFYGGLSKCFVIWEKVSKSPAIFPRKPGQAAIKKFWE, from the coding sequence ATGAGCCTTCAAGAGTCCACGTTATATAAATTTGCTGAGTTATTAAATTCCTGCAAGCGCGCGAGATTAACAGGCACTAGAGGCACTGAAGAAATTTATAATTTGCAGGTGCTTGACTGCTTAGAATCTATAAAATTTTTGCCCGAATCAGGAAATATTATCGATGTAGGCAGCGGCGGAGGTCTTCCCGGTGTAGTATGGGCAATTATGCGGCCGGATCTGCAAGTTACACTAATCGACAGCATAAATAAAAAGTGTGAGGCCATGCAGGAAATTATTAATTCACTCGGACTCGCGAACATAAATATAATCTGCTCAAGAAGTGAAGATTTTGCAGTAATTAACCGCGAAAAATTTGACTTGGCCGGGGCGCGCGCTCTTGCTAGTGCGGGAATAACAGCGGAGTTATTGTCGCCTCTAGTAAAAATTTCCGGAAAAATTATCACGTTCAAGGGCGAAAAAGTTCACGACGAAATCAGCGAAGTTAATAATAAATGGCATAAGCTCGGACTCTCTGAACCTGAAATAAAATTTTACGGGGGACTCTCTAAATGTTTTGTGATATGGGAAAAAGTTTCAAAATCTCCCGCAATTTTCCCAAGAAAGCCCGGCCAAGCTGCAATAAAAAAATTTTGGGAGTGA
- a CDS encoding nitroreductase family protein, translating into MDAIFTRVSTRQFEPREVESKYIIKILRAAMAAPSATNQQPWEFWVTDDKDIISKLANVTPYAKPAANAPVVIVPCYNLDALRLPEMANIDMAIATENILLEAESLGLGAVMLGVAPFEDRMQEAAKILDLPENFRVFTIIPIGWPLNKHPQEDRYEPSRVHVI; encoded by the coding sequence ATGGACGCAATTTTTACACGAGTAAGCACAAGACAATTTGAACCCCGCGAGGTCGAAAGCAAGTACATCATAAAAATTTTACGCGCAGCAATGGCCGCACCCAGTGCAACGAATCAACAGCCTTGGGAATTTTGGGTTACTGACGACAAAGACATAATCTCAAAACTTGCAAACGTTACGCCCTATGCAAAGCCCGCAGCAAATGCCCCAGTCGTAATTGTGCCATGTTACAATCTTGACGCGCTCAGACTCCCGGAAATGGCAAATATCGATATGGCAATCGCGACAGAAAATATTTTGCTTGAGGCTGAATCACTCGGACTCGGTGCTGTCATGCTGGGTGTAGCTCCGTTTGAAGATAGAATGCAGGAAGCCGCGAAAATTTTAGATCTCCCCGAAAATTTTAGAGTCTTTACTATTATTCCAATCGGCTGGCCACTCAATAAGCACCCTCAAGAGGACAGATATGAGCCTTCAAGAGTCCACGTTATATAA
- a CDS encoding nucleotidyltransferase domain-containing protein yields MYGERIKADDKEIFDEVVDAILSVLGDDAQKIILYGSVARGDNTPESDVDIAVITKTQHDWRDRDNLLYVIVPLDLKHDTLFSVKTIEQKHFNDWVDDLPFYHNIDGEGITLWTNKNIVSTL; encoded by the coding sequence TTGTACGGAGAAAGAATCAAGGCCGATGACAAAGAAATTTTTGATGAAGTAGTTGACGCTATTTTGTCAGTTCTTGGAGATGACGCGCAAAAAATTATTCTTTACGGATCAGTTGCGCGAGGAGACAACACGCCGGAGTCTGATGTTGATATTGCAGTAATCACGAAGACTCAGCATGATTGGCGCGATAGAGATAATTTACTTTATGTTATTGTGCCTCTTGATTTGAAGCACGACACTTTATTTTCTGTTAAAACTATTGAACAGAAGCATTTTAATGACTGGGTGGACGATTTGCCGTTTTATCACAATATAGACGGGGAGGGCATAACGTTATGGACAAACAAAAATATAGTCAGCACACTTTAA
- the hisB gene encoding imidazoleglycerol-phosphate dehydratase HisB, which translates to MRKCEISRVTRETNINLSLNLDGTGKNNISTGCGFLDHMMNLFASHGKFNLDIKCEGDTFVDYHHTVEDIGIVLGQAFNKALGEKHGINRYGNIILPMDETLILTAVDFSGRAYLGWDMNITAQKVGDFDTELTQEFWLGFVRNSLCTLHFKQFSGTNAHHIIECAFKSAARSLAQAVKINLDYINEIPSTKGVL; encoded by the coding sequence ATGCGTAAATGCGAAATTTCACGAGTTACACGCGAGACAAATATAAATCTCTCTCTCAATCTTGACGGCACAGGCAAAAATAATATCTCAACGGGCTGCGGTTTTCTCGATCACATGATGAATTTGTTTGCGTCTCACGGAAAATTTAATCTTGACATTAAGTGTGAGGGTGATACTTTTGTAGATTATCATCACACAGTCGAAGACATCGGGATCGTATTAGGTCAGGCATTTAACAAGGCACTTGGCGAGAAACACGGCATAAACCGTTACGGAAATATAATTTTGCCTATGGACGAGACTTTAATATTGACTGCTGTAGATTTTTCCGGGCGAGCTTATTTAGGCTGGGACATGAATATAACGGCGCAGAAGGTCGGCGATTTTGACACGGAATTGACTCAAGAATTTTGGCTTGGCTTCGTGAGAAATTCTTTGTGCACATTACATTTTAAACAATTTTCCGGCACTAATGCACATCACATAATAGAATGCGCGTTTAAATCTGCTGCTCGGAGTCTTGCTCAAGCTGTTAAAATAAATCTTGATTACATAAACGAGATTCCCTCAACAAAAGGGGTGTTATAA
- a CDS encoding histidinol-phosphate transaminase, giving the protein MSKFLRAKFQSLEPYDTSEELESMNGYIRLNTNESPFTPSPKSIEYAHEAAKGLNYYCDPECKLLAEKIAVMLNVKPSEIVFGNGSDEILNFLFMGFCEKGAAFPEVTYSFYKILAKFHGVNYITLPLNKNLWIDVADYAGMDGRTIFIANPNAPTGLATLLMGIESIVLQNPNSLVVVDEAYIDFGGKSAVDLIHRYKNLVVTRTFSKSRSLAGGRLGYCIANEELAKDIRDIKNTITPYNINAMTQAAGLGSLEDSDYYEKNIKSICDVRESTKLNLRKLGFDVTDSMTNFLFTRHERFSGQEIFNFLKQNGIMIRYFSSLPEYNRITIGTHEQMQKLLNLLGGLINA; this is encoded by the coding sequence ATGAGCAAATTTTTACGCGCAAAATTTCAATCTCTCGAACCTTACGACACCAGCGAAGAACTAGAGAGCATGAACGGTTATATAAGACTCAACACTAACGAGTCGCCCTTTACGCCGTCTCCTAAATCAATAGAATACGCACACGAGGCCGCGAAGGGATTAAATTATTATTGCGATCCTGAATGTAAGTTACTCGCTGAAAAAATTGCTGTTATGCTGAATGTAAAGCCTTCTGAAATAGTTTTTGGCAATGGGTCAGACGAAATATTAAATTTTTTATTCATGGGATTTTGCGAAAAAGGGGCGGCATTCCCTGAAGTTACGTACTCGTTTTATAAGATTCTCGCTAAATTTCACGGCGTAAATTATATAACTCTGCCATTAAACAAAAATTTATGGATTGATGTAGCTGATTATGCAGGCATGGACGGCAGAACTATTTTTATTGCGAATCCCAACGCACCGACGGGACTTGCTACACTTTTAATGGGAATAGAGTCGATTGTGCTTCAGAATCCTAATAGTCTTGTAGTAGTTGATGAGGCATATATAGATTTCGGCGGAAAAAGTGCAGTCGATTTAATTCACAGGTACAAAAATTTAGTTGTTACTCGGACATTTTCAAAATCGAGATCACTTGCAGGGGGGCGGCTCGGTTATTGTATTGCTAATGAAGAGCTTGCTAAAGATATTCGCGACATCAAGAACACTATAACGCCCTATAATATTAATGCGATGACTCAGGCGGCGGGACTCGGTTCACTTGAAGACAGCGATTATTACGAGAAAAATATAAAATCTATTTGTGATGTTCGAGAAAGCACGAAATTAAATTTGCGTAAATTAGGATTTGACGTAACTGACTCAATGACAAATTTTTTATTCACTCGTCATGAAAGATTCAGCGGACAGGAAATTTTTAATTTTCTCAAGCAGAACGGGATAATGATACGCTATTTTTCGAGTCTTCCCGAATATAATAGAATCACTATCGGCACACATGAACAAATGCAGAAATTGCTAAATCTTTTAGGAGGCTTAATCAATGCGTAA